In the genome of Cryptococcus deuterogattii R265 chromosome 6, complete sequence, one region contains:
- a CDS encoding rRNA biogenesis protein RRP5: MAQKKGSQLSNDKATKKTQKESLSGAPRPAPAFTSTLQSDETDFPRGGGSTLTAFEFKQVREEGRREAENEAKLQVSKGEKRKRQMSDRQAKRLKKNEDAKKKEERDKDNIRVEILNYKRLVPGTHVLARVHTVLPLHLILSLPNNLLAHVPITEVSNTLTKLLTAEEAMAVEEDEESDDESTAPDLAQLFVPGQYVPAKVLTLYPTASQSFISQYPVTETTRLASRVELTLIPQKVNSEVAKKDLETGYFLVGEVRSEEDKGWIIGVGLNTEDGSSVEGFVSKDEVAKFVPAQALIPGQLFPATISSIAAGGRVVHLSLNQQDIARSQISEVSTVGSIIPGHSVNALITAVVPSGLNVKIAGFFDGTIDLAHLPLGEDDIEEKYKIGKKIRARVIYDNLAANPHSFALSALPHVLNLTSPTQEGDDTPLELAIPIGKVYQSVKVTRVLNDWGVMVRTQDGLEGFVHISHLADERIPVLSNATPQFKVGTLHRARVIGHSPMDGVLLLSFEQSVLSQLFMQVSELKVGQQLRGTIRRLTDKMLFVNVHGNVDGIVHPTHYADIRLKHPQKRFKPEASVKARVLYVEPARNRVVLTLKKTFLESDLAVPQSFEDLKVGEVTLGSVLKIVDKGVIVELFAGLKAFMPHSECSQTHIKDLSEAFYVGKPLTVRVITLDPSTSRIVVSVKQAAPTAPATAAEKLEVGEAVSGTVSQVHTEQVVVKLEGSGLTALLSLSNLSNQRHTGIEELRRSLKQGEKIDDLVVVSKNPVSGLIIVNIKKTIAAKKEKAKKEDKAPSGISANVKAIDAIEVGQIVTGTVQEQTSQGYMVQLPNNLRGRVHPCDSSDDLVLAAGRGPLRVGEEVKCYVLAVNKSKRAIDLSTRLSRVEGKEDVVDREINTVDDLKQGESVRGLVKNIAGHGVFVSLGRNVTARIMIKELFDEYVKDWESRFEINQLVSGKILSINPKSNSIEMTLRKNPSKSAKKTALLSLSDFEEGQKVVAVVRKVEAYGMFLKIEGSNVSGLCHKSEVTDNRKADVAQALKGFREGDQVKAKIVSIDTEKGKISFGIKASYFGEDFEGGEKSEEEDDDAEEENDEELSEGDQEMESGDEGSGEGEEDEDEDEDEEVRAVEEEDEEDSSDEEEIAPQNSKPAPKTALNLGAGFDWTGEVPAAAPESDDESDSDEEVTAPAKSKGKSKAVDLTATAPSSRPSSTAEYERALLASPNSSFLWIQYMSFHLQLHEIEKARKIGRQALEKISYREEEEKLNVWMALINLEIAFGTVSATEKLFEEATQYNDKRTVYMRYAEALQVAGKDEALEELFKKIVKKFSAYPESWTRFAEFYLNKGDVEAARALLPRSMKSLDRSKHVETIEKMALLEFKHGDTERGKTLFEGLIDKFPKRLDLWGVYIDQVAKVGDIQGVRGLVDRALEQKLTSKKAKFLFKKWLTIEQRIGDVAGQDKAKTKAREWVEANAKPAQDEEEESDDEE; encoded by the exons atggcacagaagaagggctCCCAATTATCCAATGACAAAGCCACAAAGAAGACGCAAAAGGAGAGCTTGTCAGGAGCTCCCAGACCAGCCCCAGCCTTCACATCGACTCTCCAAAGCGATGAGACCGATTTTCCTCGAGGGGGCGGTTCCACTTTGACGGCGTTCGAATTCAAGCAagtcagagaagaaggaagaagggaggcCGAGAATGAAGCCAAGCTCCAGGTTTCCAAGGGcgaaaagagaaaaaggcagATGAGCGACAGACAAGCCAAAAggttgaaaaagaatgaagatgcgaagaagaaagaggaaagggataAGGACAATATCC GTGTTGAGATCCTCAACTACAAG CGATTGGTCCCCGGCACTCACGTCCTCGCCCGTGTCCACACTGTTTTGCCTCTCCACCTgattctttcccttcccaacAACCTTTTAGCTCACGTCCCTATCACTGAGGTTTCTAACACTTTAACCAAGCTTCTCACTGCTGAAGAAGCCATGgctgtggaagaagatgaagagtcGGACGACGAGTCTACCGCACCCGACCTTGCCCAGTTGTTCGTTCCTGGACAGTATGTCCCTGCAAAGGTTCTTACCCTTTACCCGACTGCTAGTCAATCATTCATTTCTCAATACCCTGTCACCGAGACCACCAGGCTCGCTTCTCGAGTGGAATTAACCCTCATCCCTCAAAAAGTCAACTCGGAGGTTGCAAAGAAGGACCTCGAGACCGGTTATTTCCTGGTGGGCGAAGTTAGATCTGAGGAAGACAAGGGATGGATCATCGGTGTTGGCTTGAACACTGAGGACGGATCTTCCGTTGAAGGTTTTGTTTCCAAAGACGAAGTCGCCAAATTTGTCCCCGCCCAGGCCCTCATCCCCGGTCAACTTTTTCCcgccaccatctcctctaTTGCGGCTGGAGGCCGTGTGGTTCATCTTTCCCTGAACCAGCAAGATATTGCTCGTTCACAGATCAGCGAAGTGTCCACCGTCGGTTCTATCATTCCTGGCCACTCAGTAAATGCATTGATCACCGCGGTGGTTCCCTCTGGTTTGAATGTCAAAATTGCTGGGTTCTTCGACGGTACTATTGACCttgcccatcttcctcttggggaagatgacatTGAGGAAAAGTACAAGattggcaagaagatccGGGCTCGAGTCATCTATGATAATCTCGCCGCCAATCCCCATTCTTTCGCTCTTTCAGCCCTTCCTCATGTCTTGAACCTTACAAGTCCTACTCAAGAGGGCGATGATACTCCTCTCGAACTTGCTATCCCTATCGGTAAAGTGTATCAAAGTGTCAAGGTCACCAGAGTTTTAAATGACTGGGGTGTCATGGTCAGGACTCAGGATGGTTTGGAAGGTTTCGTCCATATCAGCCATTTGGCCGACGAGCGTATCCCTGTACTTTCTAACGCCACCCCTCAATTCAAAGTCGGTACCCTGCACCGCGCTCGAGTCATTGGCCACTCTCCCATGGACGGTGTACTTCTCCTCTCATTTGAACAATCTGTCCTTTCTCAGCTTTTCATGCAAGTCAGCGAGCTCAAGGTTGGTCAGCAATTGAGGGGTACGATTCGTCGATTGACTGATAAGATGTTGTTCGTCAACGTCCATGGTAATGTCGATGGTATCGTTCATCCCACTCATTACGCCGACATCAGACTGAAGCATCCTCAAAAGAGGTTCAAGCCAGAAGCTTCTGTAAAGGCCCGTGTTCTTTACGTCGAGCCCGCCAGGAACAGAGTTGTCTTGACCTTGAAAAAGACCTTCCTGGAGTCAGATTTGGCAGTCCCTCAGAGCTTTGAGGATCTGAAGGTTGGAGAAGTAACTCTTGGATCCGTGTTGAAGATCGTCGATAAGGGTGTCATCGTGGAGTTGTTCGCTGGTTTAAAGGCCTTTATGCCTCACTCGGAGTGCAG TCAAACTCACATCAAAGATCTTTCTGAGGCGTTTTACGTTGGCAAGCCCCTCACTGTCCGCGTCATCACCTTGGACCCATCTACTTCTCGAATTGTTGTCTCTGTCAAGCAAGCTGCTCCTACTGCACCTGCAACTGCTGCTGAAAAGCTCGAGGTTGGCGAGGCCGTCTCTGGCACTGTCTCTCAAGTTCACACTGAACAAGTCGTCGTGAAGCTTGAAGGCAGCGGTTTAACTGCATTATTGAGTTTAAGCAACTTGAGTAACCAGAGGCATACAGGCATTGAGGAGCTCCGAAGAAGTCTCAAGCAaggggagaagattgatgaCTTAGTCGTGGTGTCCAAGAACCCCGTCTCTGGTTTAATCATTGTTAACATCAAGAAGACTATTGctgcgaagaaggagaaggcgaagaaggaggataaAGCTCCCTCCGGTATTTCGGCAAATGTCAAGGCCATCGATGCCATTGAAGTTGGGCAGATTGTTACCGGAACCGTTCAAGAACAAACTTCTCAGGGGTACATGGTCCAGCTTCCCAACAACCTTCGTGGCCGTGTCCACCCCTGCGACTCCTCTGACGACCTCGTCCTTGCCGCCGGCCGTGGTCCCCTCAGAGTTGGCGAAGAGGTTAAGTGTTACGTCCTTGCTGTTAACAAGTCTAAGCGTGCTATTGATCTCTCTACTCGTCTTTCTCGAgtggaaggcaaggaagacgTGGTTGACAGGGAAATCAACACTGTGGATGACTTAAAGCAAGGTGAGAGCGTTAGAGGTTTGGTCAAGAACATTGCTGGACATGGAGTCTTCGTTTCCTTGGGAAGGAATGTTACCGCGAGGATCATGATCAAGGAACTCTTTGATGAG TACGTCAAGGACTGGGAATCTCGTTTCGAAATCAACCAACTCGTCTCGGGCAAGATCCTTTCCATCAACCCCAAATCCAACTCTATTGAGATGACCCTCCGCAAAAACCCTTCAAAGTCTGCGAAGAAGACCGCTCTGCTTTCTCTGTCCGATTTTGAAGAGGGCCAAAAAGTCGTTGCTGTTGTAAGGAAGGTCGAAGCTTATGGGATGTTTTTGAAGATCGAAGGTTCAAACGTCAGCGGATTGTGCCACAAGAGTGAAGTCACAGACAACAGGAAGGCGGATGTTGCACAAGCCCTCAAGGGCTTCAGAGAGGGCGATCAGGTGAAAGCTAAGATTGTCTCTATTGATAcggagaaaggaaagatcTCGTTCGGCATCAAGGCGAGCTATTTCGGTGAAGACTTtgagggtggagagaagagcgaagaggaggacgatgacgccgaagaggagaatgatgaggagCTCAGTGAAGGGGAtcaagagatggaaagtgGCGATGAAGGATcgggtgaaggagaggaagatgaggatgaagacgaggatgaggaggtgCGGGcggttgaggaggaagatgaagaggatagctctgacgaagaagagatcgcCCCCCAAAACTCTAAGCCTGCTCCTAAAACTGCTTTGAACCTCGGTGCTGGTTTCGATTGGACCGGTGAGGTTCCCGCTGCTGCACCTGAATCAGACGATGAATCCGActctgatgaagaggtcACTGCTCCTGCCAAATCCAAGGGAAAGTCAAAGGCTGTTGACCTTACTGCTACCGCTCCCTCTTCTAGGCCTTCATCCACAGCAGAGTATGAACGCGCTCTCCTTGCTTCGCCCaattcctccttcctctggaTCCAGTACATGTCTTTCCACCTTCAGCTTcatgagattgagaaggcaagaaaaATTGGCAGGCAGGCTTTGGAAAAGATCTCGtaccgagaagaagaggagaaattGAACGTTTGGATGGCATTGATCAATTTGGAGATCGCCTTCGGGACCGTTTCTGCAACTGAAAAGCTATTTGAGGAGGCCACCCAATATAACGACAAGCGGACGGTATACATGCGATATGCTGAGGCTTTGCAAGTGGCcggaaaggatgaa GCGCTTGAGGagctcttcaagaagattgtcaaGAAGTTCTCTGCCTACCCTGAATCCTGGACCCGTTTTGCTGAGTTCTACCTCAACAAGGGTGATGTGGAAGCGGCTCGAGCACTTTTACCAAGGAGCATGAAGTCCCTTGACAGGTCCAAGC ATGTCGAGACTATTGAAAAGATGGCCCTCCTCGAATTCAAGCATGGGGATACAGAACGAGGCAAGACTCTTTTCGAAGGGCTTATTGACAAATTCCCCAAACGTCTTGATCTCTGGGGTGTCTACATCGATCAAGTCGCTAAAGTGGGAGATATCCAAGGTGTGAGGGGCTTAGTAGACAGAGCTCTTGAGCAGAAATTGACTAGCAAGAAAGCCAA GTTCCTGTTCAAGAAGTGGTTGACCATCGAACAGAGAATAGGCGATGTGGCTGGTCAGGACAAAGCGAAGACGAAGGCGAGAGAGTGGGTCGAAGCTAATGCCAAGCCTGCccaagatgaggaagaagagagtgatgatgaggaataA
- a CDS encoding cation-transporting ATPase, translated as MRLPRLFSLALACIAGFSVVCGQEAKTFKYESDITRLRSLVIHSLYSHKDVFLRELLSNANDALEKLRLTALTDRSIMSAGEGNITIEVVLDEENAGKTGQIIIKDTGIGMTEHELEKNLGTIARSGTSEFLKRADAGGVDGNLIGQFGLGFYSCFLVSPTVRVSSLPPATKESPNPIQYTFVSSSSGDSFEIFPDPRGNTLGRGTEIVLTIEAEEKEWLSVAKLKGLIEKHSAFSTTFPIYIKEKKISQIPIESKDEFDDEDAIIGENEQKFETVTEEQWVRVNDKPPIWMREPKEVEEAEYRDFFTALAKDPQAETLGWSHFKGDTGDGVSFRAIMYIPSQLPKDFWQKITSGINNVRLMVKRVFITDDLGEEFMPRWLSFLKVVVDADDLPLNVSRETLQHTRFLSQLQRILVRKAIDLFTRIATEQPKKYEEISQLYGNALRLGVLESKKDHIKLAKLLRFESTRTNYTSLEEYVENRKEGQTQIYYMAGVGEKIDDLKRSPFVEKLIARGYEVLLLNLPSDEPMMGALGNFMGMRTQDVSKKGLKYGDENEHETEKKELEAQKIAFKPLVDWLKKDLKGQISDVVLTNRLVTSPCTVVVDHMGWSANMQRIMAAQADAHDDPMFQVMKNLPKVLEINPKSPLIEGLLEKVLELPKGDEEDEDALKRSDEEEELTETVRVLLDTTLVRSGFNVADPTSYFERVEALLRKSLGVSLSAQPQVDVRPAPPTAMGPLDEDGVSSDDLDYDNGMAQEAMGGADEWLDWSDMKKQMGHDEL; from the exons ATGAGGCTGCCCAGGCTGTTTTCTCTTGCGCTCGCCTGCATCGCGGGCTTTTCCGTGGTTTGCGGACAGGAAGCCAAGACATTTAAGTACGAG TCTGATATCACTCGCCTAAGATCTCTAGTTATTCATTCGCTCTACTCCCATAAAGACGTCTTCCTTCGGGAGCTCCTCTCCAATGCCAACGATGCCCTCGAGAAACTTCGGCTTACTGCACTTACTGATCGATCTATCATGTCTGCGGGTGAAGGAAACATCACTATCGAAGTGGTTTTAGACGAAGAAAATGCTGGAAAGACAGGACAAATTATTATCAAGGACACTGGTATCGGTATGACTGAACATGAACTGGAGAAGAACTTGGGAACAATTGCCAGAAGTGGAACCAGCGAATTTTTGAAGCGAGCTGATGCTGGGGGTGTAGATGGGAATTTGATTGGGCAGTTCG GTCTTGGTTTCTACAGTTGTTTCCTCGTCTCTCCCACAGTTCGCgtgtcttctcttcctcctgcaaCCAAAGAGAGCCCTAACCCTATCCAATACACTTTtgtttcatcttcctctggcGATTCATTCGAAATTTTCCCAGACCCTCGCGGAAATACCTTGGGTCGGGGCACCGAGATTGTGCTCACTATcgaggcagaagaaaaggagtGGTTATCCGTTGCCAAGCTCAAAGGTTTGAT TGAGAAACACTCTGCCTTTTCCACCACCTTTCCCATTTatatcaaggaaaagaagatatcCCAGATTCCTATCGAATCTAAAGATGAATttgacgacgaagatgcGATAATTGGCGAGAACGAGCAGAAGTTCGAGACTGTTACGGAGGAGCAATGGGTCCGCGTCAACGATAAGCCTCCTATTTGGATGAG GGAACccaaggaggttgaggaagcCGAATACCGGGACTTCTTCACGGCTCTCGCCAAAGATCCTCAAGCCGAGACTTTGGGTTGGTCTCATTTCAAGGGTGACACCGGCGACGGTGTCTCATTCCGCGCCATTATGTACATCCCATCCCAGCTTCCGAAGGACTTTTGGCAGAAGATTACTAGTGGCATCAACAACGTCAGGTTGATGGTGAAAAGGGTCTTCATTACAGATGACTTGGGTGAAGAATTCATGCCAAGATGGCTGAGCTTCTTGAAGGTAGTGGTGGATG CTGATGATCTTCC CCTCAATGTATCCCGAGAAACTCTTCAGCACACTCGTTTCCTCTCGCAACTCCAGCGAATCCTCGTCCGAAAAGCTATCGACCTCTTCACCCGCATCGCCACCGAACAGCCCAAGAAATACGAAGAGATCTCTCAGCTATATGGCAATGCCTTGCGCTTGGGAGTACTGGAGAGTAAAAAGGATCATATCAAGCTTGCCAAGCTCTTGAGATTTGAGAGTACCAGGACCAATTATACGAGCTTGGAGGAGTATGTGGAGAACAGAAAAGAGGGCCAGACTCAG ATTTATTATATGGCGGGTGtcggagagaagattgatgaCTTAAAGCGATCGCCATTTGTCGAGAAGCTCATTGCCCGAGGGTACGAGGTTCTGCTCCTGAATCTTCCTTCCGATGAGCCTATGATGGGGGCTTTAGGCAATTTCAT GGGAATGAGGACTCAAGATGTTTCAAAGAAAGGTCTGAAATATggtgatgagaatgaaCATgagacagagaagaaggagctaGAGGCCCAAAAAATTGCTTTCAAGCCGCTTGTCGAttggttgaagaaggatctTAAAGGTCAGATCAGTGACG TTGTCCTCACCAACCGCCTGGTCACCTCCCCCTGTACTGTCGTTGTGGACCATATGGGCTGGTCTGCCAACATGCAGCGAATTATGGCTGCTCAAGCTGACGCTCATGACGACCCTATGTTCCAAGTTATGAAGAATTTGCCCAAGGTGCTCGAAATCAACCCGAAGTCGCCTCTCATTGAAGGCCTCTTGGAAAAGGTTTTGGAGTTACCtaagggagatgaggaggacgaagacgCGTTGAAAAGGagcgacgaagaagaggaattgACTGAGACTGTTAGAGTGCTGTTGGATACCACGCTGGTCAGAAGTGGCTTCAATGTTGCTGACCCCACTAG CTACTTTGAGCGTGTAGAAGCCCTCCTCCGGAAAAGCCTTGGTGTATCCCTTTCTGCACAGCCTCAAGTCGACGTCCGACCCGCCCCTCCAACTGCCATGGGCCCtcttgatgaagatggcgTTTCTTCTGACGACTTAGATTACGACAATGGGATGGCCCAAGAGGCCATGGGTGGAGCTGACGAATGGTTAGACTGGTCCGATatgaagaagcaaatgGGGCATGACGAGCTCTAA
- a CDS encoding NADH dehydrogenase encodes MATTPTMDEYRERIKSREEHVRESWIKAMEARIVRDELQKCYRGEGVNQLQNCKVLAEKYAAMIRDNKVKGYKQVDPDM; translated from the exons ATGGCCACAACACCAACTATGGACGAATACCGGG AGCGTATCAAATCCCGGGAGGAGCACGTCAGGGAATCATGGATCAAGGCTATGGAGGCTCGTATAGTCCGAGACGAACTCCAAAAGTGCTACCGAGGAGAGGGTGTTAACCAGCTGCAAAACTGCAAGGTATTGGCGGAGAAGTACGCGGCGATGATCAGGGATAACAAG GTGAAGGGTTACAAGCAGGTTGATCCTGACATGTAG
- a CDS encoding phosphoacetylglucosamine mutase, which yields MSNPQQAAHKHAVLMEAITKAANKYPKPEDVNYTYGTAGFRTLATKLPSVMLRVALLAVLRSKRLEGATVGVMVTASHNPEPDNGVKLVDPSGEMLDATWEAHASALANCPSTESLISTFATLITHLRVDLSQPASVVYARDTRPSGPELVAPLEEGLKAFGEGVSITDIGVTTTPILHYVVKATNVKDGAYGKPSIEGYMEKMSNAFKMLIGNRTLSPLYVDCANGVGAEALVQLQKYIGDILTVNPFNTDTTTPGALNHQCGADFVKTRQALPPSVQKAGFLNKPGTRACSFDGDADRIVYYYVDEHKGTFRLLDGDKIAVMVAMFLGDLVKKAKLGEDNALTVGVVQTAYANGSSTKYLTSRNIPVACVSTGVKHLHHAAQRFDIGVYFEANGHGTVLFSPSTITTLQSFQPSSPDTANAVKHLLALHDLINQAVGDALSDMLLVETVLAHRGWGAQEWDAGYEDLPNRLVKVEVPDRTIFVATDAERKLESPQGLQAKIEAAMGKYEMGRSFVRPSGTEDCVRVYAEAALSPEADALASTVTDLVRQASGMV from the exons ATGTCTAACCCTCAGCAAGCTGCTCACAAACATGCCGTGCTCATGGAGGCAATCACAAAGGCCGCAAACAAATATCCCAAGCCAGAGGATGTCAACTATACATACGGAACCGCTGGGTTTAGAACTCT CGCTACCAAGCTTCCTTCAGTCATGTTGCGCgttgcccttcttgccgtTCTCAGATCAAAACGGCTTGAAGGAGCTACGGTCGGTGTCATGGTCACTGCATCTCACAATCCTGAACCT GACAACGGTGTCAAGCTCGTGGATCCATCCGGTGAAATGCTCGACGCCACCTGGGAAGCTCATGCTTCAGCACTCGCCAACTGTCCCTCTACCGAATCTCTTATTTCTACCTTTGCAACCCTCATTACCCATTTGCGCGTGGACCTTTCCCAACCAGCATCTGTCGTCTACGCCAGGGACACACGTCCGTCAGGGCCGGAGCTTGTTGCCCCTTTAGAAGAAGGTTTGAAGGCATTTGGAGAGGGAGTCAGTATTACGGACATAGGAGTAACAACTACTCCCATTTTACATTATGTGGTGAAGGCCACAAATGTTAAAGATGGAGCGTATGGCAAGCCCTCTATTGAAGGATacatggagaagatgtcgaATGCTTTCAAAATGCTCATT GGCAATAGGAcgctctctcctctctacGTTGACTGTGCCAACGGTGTTGGTGCTGAAGCACTCGTTCAATTGCAAAAGTACATTGGCGATATCTTGACCGTTAACCCCTTCAACACCGATACCACTACCCCTGGCGCTCTCAACCATCAGTGCGGTGCTGACTTTGTCAAGACTCGCCAagcccttcctccttctgtcCAAAAAGCCGGTTTTTTGAACAAGCCCGGCACTCGTGCATGCTCTTTTGACGGCGACGCGGACAGGATCGTCTACTATTACGTTGACGAACACAAAGGAACCTTCAGACTGTTGGATGGTGACAAGATTGCAGTGATGGTGGCAATGTTTTTGGGAGATTTGgtcaagaaggccaagTTGGGTGAAGATAATGCGCTTACTGTTGGTGTTGTTCAAACCGCTTATGCCAACGGAAGCTCTACAAAGTACCTTACTAGC CGAAATATTCCCGTCGCATGTGTCTCCACCGGTGTTAAGCACCTTCACCATGCCGCACAACGTTTCGACATTGGTGTCTACTTTGAAGCCAACGGCCATGGCActgttcttttttctccttcgaCCATTACTACACTTCAATCTTTCCAGCCTTCCTCCCCCGATACTGCCAATGCAGTTAAGCACCTTTTGGCTTTGCATGACCTCATCAACCAAGCTGTTGGTGACGCCCTTTCCGATATGTTGCTGGTGGAAACTGTTCTTGCGCACCGAGGGTGGGGAGCCCAGGAATGGGATGCCGGCTATGAAGATTTACCCAACAGACTCGTCAAGGTGGAAGTCCCTGACCGAACGATCTTTGTCGCGACGGATGCCGAGCGGAAATTGGAAAGTCCTCAAGGCTTGCAGGCAAAGATTGAAGCTGCAATGGGCAAATATGAGATGGGCAGGTCGTTTGTGAGGCCTAGTGGTACCGAGGACTGTGTGAGGGTATATGCAGAGGCGGCGTTAAGTCCCGAGGCTGATG CTTTGGCTTCTACCGTCACAGACCTCGTTCGACAGGCTAGTGGGATGGTCTAA